The Kogia breviceps isolate mKogBre1 chromosome 19, mKogBre1 haplotype 1, whole genome shotgun sequence genome contains the following window.
ttattacaatgaggtaccacctcacaccggtcagaatggtcatgattaaaaagtctacaaataacaaatgctggagagggtgtggagaaatgggaaccttgtacactgttggtgagaatgtaaactggtgcagccactatggaaaatagtatggaggttcctcaaaaaactaaaaatagtgttcccatatgatccagcaatcccactcctgggcatatatccagacaaaactataattcaaaaatatcatGTACCCCTATGtgcacagcagcactattcacaacagtcaagacatggaaacaagctaaatgtccatcaacagatgaatagataaagaagatgtggtacatatatactatggaatactactcagccataaaaaagaatgaaataatgccatgtgcagcaacatggatggacctagagagtatcatattaagtgaagtaagtcagaaagagaaagacaaatatcatgtgatagcacttatatgtggaatctaaaatatgacacaaatgaacttatctacaaaacagactcacacagagaacagacttgtggcagCCAAGGCAggtggtggggaagggatggaccgggagtctgggattagcagatgcgaactattacatatagaatggataaacaacaaggtcctactgcatagcacagggaactatattcaatattctgtgataaaccctaatggaaaagaatatgaaaaagaatgtatatataactgaatcactttgctgtacagcagaaattaacacaacattgtaaatcaactatacttcaataaaataaatttaaatatatatatatatatatatataatctattgaTCCGGTagtctcacttctgggtatatacccaaaggaaatgaaaataggttATTGATGAGAcatatgcactcccatgtttactgcagctctatccacaacagccaagatatgtaaacaacctaagtgcccaccaacagatgaatgagaaaagatgtagggtgtgtatacacatacacacacacacacacacacacacacacacacacacacacaatggaattcagccataagaagaaaggaaattctgccatttgcaacaacctgGATGGACGTTGAGGaaatgctaagtgagataagtcagacagagaaagacaaatactgtatgatattggAAATCGGAAAAgcagagtaaaatggtggttaccaagggggccAGGGGTGGAGGAATGGTAGAGATGTTAAGATAAAACTtgcaactagtagataaataagtctTGGAGACTAATACACAGTATAGTGATTATATACAACAAAACTGTATCATAAACTTGCTAAAAGGTTAGAGCTTAATTGATCCCAACCCTAGAAGTTATAATTATGTGACCCCATAGAGGGTCACACTATAATGGCAAtcatacatgtatcaaatcaacatgttgtacaccttaaacttacatgatATTGTATGCCAAATATATCcctattaaaaaacattttttaatctaatttttttaaggtattttagcAGCAAGGTCAGTCAGTTGTCTAGATGTACCTTATTGTTAGAAATACAAGGTCAATTTCCCTTACTTTCCAGCAAACCCAGAAATGCATTAAAAAGTGTTTGTCATAAAGGGATCTAGTTGTATTTTAGAAGGAGAGCCCTTTGAATCATCTAGTCGACCACACTTTTGGAAATCAGAACTTTCTATTACCTATCACTACTTCTCCATTACTATATTTTCTCCTTCTAGATATTTGTTCTCCTGGATCTGTTAATTCGCTTTTTAAATCTTCTGTctcataacttaaaattttttctcttttttgtaagCTTGgagatttccttgtttttcttctaattaatataaatggtTCCCAGTAGATTCTCTTCTgcttatttgtgtttattttattttcttaacccaAATCTCTTGTTCTCTGACTTTTTTCCCAtagtatatttttttttctcaaaaagaatAATGGTTAGAATTTAAGTTCTCTCCTTTTACCTTCATTGATTCTGTTTTATAGGGGCTATTTAGACCAGTTGTGCAGCTTGGACTACTTTACATATGTCCAGTGTGTTTTTTTCATTATCTGCACAGTCAATACTGATGACCCTGGCTTGTCCCAGCAATTACTTTGCAGTTTCTCTAAATGAGGTCCCATTCTCTGTAGAGCAGAGTGCAAGTTGTCCACCAAAATCCATTCTCTCCTTCGTCCTTAGTCCTTACACAGTAACGGAGTAATCTATGTATATATGGCAGCCAGCTAGGCTACCTTTCCAAGTCTTTCTTGCAGTCAGATGTGGCCATGTGACCAAGGTCTTACCAACGATATATGAGCAAAATTGATGTGTGGCATTTCCAAGCATGGGTCTTAAGACATTGCACTTGGCTCTTTCCCCTTCTTGCCAGCTGAGAGTCCTACATGGCAATGATCTTGCTTCAACTGCACACATAAAGATAGTGATCTAGGGACAGCAGAGCAAGATGGAAGGCACCTGAGACCTAGGTGGCCATGTGGAGCAGGACCAGCCCAAGGCTCTGGACCACAACCAGGGAAGTAAACCTTGTACAGAAGCCACTGGGTTCTTTGTTACGGCAGCTTAGCCTTCACCCTCACATATTCCACCGCTAGAACCACCCGCAGCCCTACCCGCAGCAGCTGCAGGAGTTCTCAGGAGACAAAATTCCACAGCACACCCTGTCTGCACCAAGTGAGGCCGGGGCTTAGAGGTTGTACCCACCTTCCCTGCATGTGGGCTTTTATGGAGCTCCCCAAatctttcacttttgtttcttccCCTCTCAGGCCATTCCCAAAATGATGATGGAGGAGGAAAGTGGGGGCTGCTTGACCGGCTTTTCTCCTGCTCCCCACCCTCCTTGCTGCTTTTCGGTGAAGAAACAGACTTTTAATGTGGgtacctttttaagaaaaatcaaagttGTCTTTCTTACTGTAACTAGCTCACAAAATAGTTAAGTCAGCAATTGTGCCCTTTTCTGATTTTGTTCTGGAGAGCTGGGAAATGTTCTCCACACCGTCCTACACGTCAAGAAAAACGTAGGGCACGTTGACTGAGGGTGGCAGGTTGGAATCCAAAAGATAATGAGGTAAGACTGGCTGTTCattttaccagtttttaaaaattgtataaaaccgTTTCCTCCCAAAGATGGTAGTATGCCATCAATCAGAGTTTGGTCAAATAATTCTAGGCAGTTgagatgaaaaatagaaaagcaaacatTTCCATAGGTGGGTAAAGAGATTGGCCTTGAAAAGTCCCCTGAGCTGGTGCAATTCCTGTTTCTTTGCCAGGAGTCCTGAGCTGGACTGATGACAAGCTGTCCCCAGAGCCAGACAGGAGAGCCTGCACACCTGCtgctcatggttttttttttatcttctccccCTTTTCCCTCCCCCAGGAGCTACAAAGTGACTTTTAGGTGGAAGGAAATACAGTGCTCCCTTGATATCTGGGGTAGgaggttggttccaggacccctgaagATATCAACATCCACAGATCCTCAAGTCCtatataaaaaacaacaaagtgtttgcatataacctatgcatatCCTTCcgtacactttattttaaaaatatttattatttatttatttacttgcctgtgctgggtcttagttgcggcacgcgggatctttagttgcggcttgcGAACTCTtacttgcggcatgtggggtctagttccctgaccagggatcaaacccgggccccctgcgttggagaGCGGagttttagccactggaccaccaagggaagtccccatcctcccgtacactttattttatttatttattattattatttttttgcggtacgtgggcctctcactgctgtggcctctactgttgcagagcacaggctccggacacgcaggatcagcggccatggctcacgggcccagccgctccgtggcacgtgggatcttgccggaccggggcacgaacccgtgtcccctgcatcggcaggcggactctcaaccactgcgccaccagggaagcccctcccgtacactttaaatcatctctagattacttataatacctcatacaatgtaaatactatgtatctagttataaaaacaatgtaaatgctatgtaaatattaGTTGCTGGTGTGTAGTAAATTcaagttttgatttttgaaactgtctggaattttttttctcgcCTATTTTtgatccacagatgcagaacccgtgggtatggagggctgactgtaagatCTAAACATTTCTTAATATGAAACACCGTGTGAATCTATATCCTGTCAAGTCTGTTCTCGAGCTAACCAAACAATTCAGGGCACATAGAAAGACCCCACTCTCCTCACAGAATCTAGTAAACTGTCCCTCAAACACCCACCTAGGAACAGGCGCTAAGAATCACATCTACCATCATCCCCGCCCCGCACTGTGCTCCGGAGCTGGAAAGCTGTGCGTGGGTCCCAAGGTACCATCCTTCAGTTTAATCTAAAGTGTACTATGGGTTTTTCTGTGTTTGTACTACAAAGTTGGGGTCTTTCACACTTTCACACtattgtcattttcttctctaataTTGTTTCTCTTTGTTCATTTTGGTGAGTATTAGGATGAAAGTTTTCACAATCATGGCTTTTTTTCCTTGCCAGCACTCTAGTCTTTTATACACGTTTCAAAGCCATGAGTCACGATTACAGCCATAACATGTGGCCTGGCTGGAGCAGAATCTGTCCATCAGAATCCTACTAGCGCCATCTGAAAGAATTATCTGCTCCTTAAACACAAAACTGTCTCCCCAACAATCAAATTTTTACTGAAACTCTTTATACAATAACTTACTTGTATTGAAAgtgtttttctgattattaagTAATACATACTTGTTTTAGAACAgctggaaaatacagaaatgtataaagaagaaaataagaatcgTCCATAATTCCACTATCGACCAGAGCTAATCACTCTGTGGGTTTTACTCTTGCAACACCGAGTTTTAGCTCACTAATGCTTCTGAAACCTAGCCACAGACTGTTTTCTTTCAAAGCACTCATGTCTTTTTCCacagaatataaaatagaaacatataaaaaacatactcaaggggcttccctggtggcgcagtggttgagagtctgcctgccgatgcaggggacgcgggttcgtgccccggtccgggaagatcccacgtgccgcggagcggctgggcccgtgagccatggccgctgagcctgcgcgtccggagcctgtgctccgcaacgggagaggccacaacagcgagaggcctgcgtaccgcaaacaaacaaacaaacaaacaaaaaaccccacaaaaaacataCTCAAATAGAACAATGAGGTTTCTTCACAAAGTAGTTTCCTATAAATCCTCCATTTTCCAAATTCCTATGAGTCAGAGGCTCTAATACAGACTACCgagatttattaaaataataaagataagagaccACAGAAGAGAAAGGCCAGGGGCTTATCTCCAGATGCCCCCCCGACTCCTCACGCTACCAGCGGCAAGGTGCCCACTCTTCTTCCGAGCTGGAGGTCTTTCAGTCTTAGGGGCTGTAGCGAGGCGGCGAGGCAGAGCCTGGGAGGGAATCTGCGagttgagggaaaagaaaaaagagtcagTGTCGCGTCCTCTCAACCGCCCCCCGCCACTGAGGAAGGGCGTCGTGGATGGGGAGGGCCAGAGTCAGTCAGCAAAGGGCAAGGGCCATGCTACAGAAAACGGGACCCGGGATCGGAGGGGTTGGGCGACAGAGGACAGAGGCAGCTGGCGGGTGTGCAGAGGGCGAGGGACGAGTCAGTGAGAGCCCCCAGCCCCTCGCCCCCGCGTGACTTTGCCTCACCTCTTTCCGGGGCATGTCACCCAAGCGGGAGTCTGTGTTCCTTCTGGGGGCATTATCCCCTCGGCTGTCAGTCCTGCCATACAAATCAAGGGATGAGGATAGGCAGCTGTTCCCCCGACTCTCCCCACACGGGCTGGAAGAACTACTCCCCAATTCTGTCTCTTAAGAATAAGAACAAACAAGACAGACCCGGGGATCAAACAGGAGGAAACATTAGTGGAATCAAATACTGACTTCTATTAGATTGTCACAATCCTAGGACTCTCAGTTCTGAGCTGCAGGGTAAAGAGGAAAAAACTAAGGTAGAAAAACATGGAgaagagattttgttttttaagaagtgaaaaaaaacaaaaacaaaaacgagaCAAACAGCAGAGACAAAAGACAGGTGTGGAGGAGTGAGAGCTGGAGGAGACACCGATCTACATCTCACCCTCACTTCTTCCCCAGACAAGGACAGAAGCTGCTACTCAAAGGACAACACACACACTCCACTCCTCCTGCCCACAATCCAGGTTCCATCCACCCAGGCCCTCCGCCCTTCCCTCCCAGGCTGGTACCCGCGGTGTTCCAGCCTCTTCAGGTAAAGCAGCAGATCCTCGGCAGGCAGTGCCCCCCAGCCCCGAGCTTGGTACAGTCGTAACAGCTGAGACACCTCCATCAGCTGCCTCGAGGATGCGAGCCCATCTCCACCTGAGAGACAAATCAGTAATGGCCGTCATCCTAGGCCCTCCCCCAACCCTATCCCAGCTCTCGGAGTCCAGACAGGCCTTCAGTTCCAGGTACCAGCTCCACGCCCGAGACCTACCCTTTTTATCTGCCGGTAAACCACGACCTGCTTACCTCTCTCTGGGGAGCCACCGCTGGGACCGCCGCTCTGTGAATGGGCTGACGGAAGCTCATGGACCCGGAAAAGACTGGACGCCACGGCTAAGGGCACTTTAGTTTTATGGACCGGGGGTGGGAGGCGTGGCGCCTGAGGGGCTTCCTCCCAAGAAGGGGCAGTCAGAGGACCTAGCAAAGGAAAGAGATTCAAACCAGGAAGTGGGGCAAAATCCAAGGAATCCTGCCACCTTAGCCTTCGTGGGGCTTCGTCACTTTTGCCAGCTCCTAAAGACCCATGCCTGGTAACTGGATCTCCCACCTCTTCCAGGCCTGGCCCCAACCTTCTTCAGAGGTGGTGCTCACCAGACTTAGGGGGCAGCAGGTCGTTGGAGGGGTTCTCGTTGCTCTGGGGAGCTGTCTCCAGCAGCTGGGGGGACAAGACAGTAAGGTTCCCTGAGGACCGCTGAAGAAAGGGACCTCAGTGTCTGAGGGAAGCAGCAACTGGGGAAGTAAGAGCTGGGGCTGGTCACCTAAGTTCCAGAAGGAACTACTGCAACTGggagaagctgggacgaagtctTAGTCCTAAAAGGCGGATGAAGTCAGAATCCTAGTCTCCCAGAGTAGAAAGAGGAactgaggaaggagaggagaaaacaagGTGGGACGGGTGGGCCCTCTTACCTGGTGCAAAAACTGCTTGAGGCCCTGCAGCTGGGAAGGGGGCGGCAGCCCTTGCTTCAGGAAGCCGTCCCCGTCGGACCCAGGATCTTCCTCAGGGAACGGCTGCTCTGCCCTGTGATCGGGATGGAAGGTCCCAGCTGCAGAGAAGGCCTCAGCTGTAAAGTGAAACAGGGGCGTGTGCTGTAGGGGAGGGGGTTCTCCACAAATCAGCTCACCACAGGCCTGGAAGGAAGGGGCCTATTAAATATAACAGAGGCAGCACAGCCGGGAGAAGCTGGTCACAGTGGAAAACAGCTagagagggaagaactgaaggcaACTGAGAGCCGGCACAGCTGAATTCTAAGACAGAAGTGTAGACACAAGGGGAAAGCTATGGTACCCGGCTGCTGAATAAGTAAATACCACCGCAGCACAGAATGGTTTAAGATCAATAGACACGTTCCGGCTCCTTCACCAGGACGTGCCCTCATTCTTCACTCTACCTGGCTGTCACATTTACACCGCACagagcacccccacccccacaagtCACAGCTGACTGAACCAGGCGTGGCCACCACTCGAGGTCAGCCGACCCAAGGGACAGTTACCAACCCATCAGATCGCCTCTCTTTAAACTGGACCTAAGAAACAGAGGCACCAATGTCTCTGTAAGGTTGTCTAGAGTCTTTCTGGAGTCAGTGTCATGGCTGCTCAAACTCACGTGCAAACCAAACTTGTGAGAGCAAGAACCTGAGGGGGAGAGAGGGCTGGTCGACCAAGAGGAAGGAGCAGATGCCGGGGAGGCAGCGTCCAGAGCCCGCGCAGGCCCCAAGAGACGAGGAACAGCTGTCCGGTTCCTGGCAGCGCCCCTGAACCAAGCCCAGCTCTCATTAAGCACAGATACATCACGTTTCCAATAAGCCTCACTCCCTTTATTTGAACAAACTTGAGCGGATTTCTGCTCCTTGCAGTTTATGGTCACTAAGTCACCTGGGAAACGAAATGCTCAAGTCCCAGACAGAAAGGAAGCTAGGTTAAGAGGGAGCCAATCCGTGTGGGTAAGGAGAACCCCAGTGACTTCTGTCCCCAGTCACCTGAGGATGAAGTGAGATCCGGCTTTGGCTCCAGGGGCTGGAAGGAGTGCTGGCTCTGGAAAGTGGGGCCCAGCAGGAGGCTAAGatctggggaggggctgcagagaACAGGTGGCAGCACCCCAGGCAGCTCTTCCTGTGCTTGCCGGCTCTGCTGCAATGCGGGCTTTAGGGCCACGGCCACGGGGGGCACAGCCCagatcctcctcccctccttctccgGTTCCTGTGGCCCAGGGCTGGAGGGGCTGGCAGGAGGGACCTGGGCACAGAGAGGGTGCATTTAAAGAGATGAGACAGGGCACAGACGCTTGAATAAGATTACAAATTAGTAGAACGTCCTTAAAAGGAGGTTGGGGAACATTTATCAAATttctatcaaattttaaaatgcttatttttgaACTTACAATTCcagttctagaaattttatagatATACTTGCACAAAGACATCTATTAATGATATTTTTTGCAGCACTGTTTGTAGAAGCAAAATATAGGAAACAACTTTAATGTCCACTAATAAGCACTTGGTTAAGTAAAAAGTCACAAAACTGTGTACAGAAGGCCACTGTTTGGGGGCGGCACTCGAGACACCAGTAACAGCCACTGCTCCTGGGGGGAGGAACCGGGAGACTGAGGTGCAGGGATGGGATGGAGATTAATTTTCACCGTATACCTTTTGaacagtttggattttttttttttaaccatgtgcATGTCATCATCTATTCCAAAAAAAGATTTTAgctaataataaacatttaataattaaaagaaggaaggagatgcCAACATAGGGGTGAACTATGGACCGCCCTTGGGAGGGAGCTAGATTTCCAAAGAAGGGGTCTAAACACAGTTCTGAGCGCTTACCGGGGAagcgggcggcggggcggcggtgCTGAGCAGGCGGCTCGCCTCCTCCCAGTGGGCCTGCAGCATGGCCTGCAGCCGCTCCAGCAGCTCCGCCTGCTGCTCCTGCAGCCGCTGCCTCCCACTCTGCAGCTCCCGCGCTCGCGCCTGCTCCCGGGCCAGCCTGAAGGCAAGACGCAAGAGGCGACGTCGGCCCTTTACAAAAGCAGGGACTCGGAGAATAGGAAGAGCCACAAGGGAATACGGAACACGTGAAACTGTGAAAGGCGCCGGGGCCATGCGGGAGAGGCCAGGGCTACAGAGGAAGGGGCCCTTCAGCGCTCCCGCTGGGACTGCGGTCTAACGGGGAGACCGGGGCCGGCACCTGAGCTCATAGTCCTGGGCCACCTGCTGCTGCCTCTCCTCCCGTTCTGCCATCTCCACCTTGAACTGAGCCAACTGACTGGACAACTCCTGCTGGTGCTGTCCACTTAGCTCCTGCAGCTGCTTCCTGGGAGGACACAGGTGAGAAAAGAGGACTGAATCTTGAGACAGAAGAACTAGTCAAATAAAAAAAAGCCAGAGCGCGCGCACGTGAGAGCGAGCCAGCCGGCCCAGCCGTGGCACAGGCGCATTCAGGAAAGAGGACGGCTGGTATCTTAGGATGGGCTCCCCAGAAGCAGAGACTGAGATGAGGATTTATGGGAAAGTGGTTCATTTAAGAAGCATTTCTAGAAAAAAACTGGTAGGGGACTAGGAGGCtgaggcggggaggcggggggaggcggggaggcggggaggcggtTCAGTCCCCCAGGGCGGCTCTGGAAATGTTGCAGCTCGAAGCTCACCACTGTGCCCACCAGGGGCAAGGGAGCTGGAAACGTACATTCCTGTGGCCATCAGTTACCGGTTAAGTGCTACTTCCTATGGGGTGACAATGGAAAATCCCCAAGCACATCTGGCTCTCCCTGTGAACCTGAAGGCAGCTCTCCCACCGAGACACTGAGAGCAGCCAGCGCGTTGCAAGAAGGTAAAGGGATCTGAGAGGGCCTGGGCCGAGCCTGACACCACCTGCTGCGGCTGGGGACAGGCAGCGGCCAGTGAGCCCCGTGTACCTGTGATGCTCCCGCAGGGAGGCTGCTTGGCGCAGGCTGCTCTCCTGAGCTTGCGCCAGCCTCTCCGTCACCCGCTGCTCCAGCTGCATGGCCAGCTCCGACTCCATCTGGATCCGCTGGGTTTCACACCGGGCCTGGGGGTAAGGGAAGGCAGGGTCATTGTCAGCTCGGTTCTATCCGGGCTTAGAAGAGGATGGAGGATATAAGGTAGACAAAAAAATCCATGTACCAACGTTACCTCAATATGCCTAAGtgataaagaaacaagaattttGCCACAAGGAGTGAAAGAGGTTTCCTTTCCTTATTAAACCATGAGGTGCGCACACCTTATATGTACACAAGAGGAAAAATGACTTTGGACgatagaaatatcttttttttagacAAAAGAAAAGTTAGGTAGAACAATCAAATGTGTTACACGTGTCTGAGGTAACACATGCGATATTCCTGGTGTACCACCTGAAACCCAGGAAGCATTCAAAAATGTCCGCGCTCCCTCCTCCTAAAGCGGCATCATTGTCTCTATTTTCTCACCTCATAATCCTTCTTCAACTCACTGAAATCTGACTTCCACTCATAGTCCTTCATGGCAAGGAACTTAATTTCTAACTCCCGCAGTGGTTATTTCTCAGTCTTTATCTTATGTGATCTCACTGCGACACCTGCCACCTACatcagtttttccttctcaaacCATTTTTCCCTTCACTCCTGTGATACCACCAGCCATGCGACCTCATTCTCTCCGACCGCTCTTCAGTCTCAGCTAACTGCTCCTCCTCCAACTGCCCGTCAAGGCAGAATGCTTCCTTGAGTTctgtcttcagttttctttttgacCACATGCTACCATTCTGGGTCACTGATGCTTTTACCTGTGTAGAGCAAATGTCTAGCATTTAGGCCATGTTTTTTGCTACTGTTTATACCTTAAAACACTTTCTAAATCTCTCTCTTTAGCCAGGACCTTTCTTCTAAGCTTTAAGCCCATATACCCAGAAACCAACTGTATATGCCTCAAATAGAACACATCCAAAATTGAGCTCATTTGTTTTCCTATCCTCAAAACTTTTCCTATTATATTTCTTGCCTTAGTTAACGGCACCACTCTCCACTGAAACACCCAACCTATTTGAAACCAGGAGTTATTCTTGACTCCTCCCACATCTTTGCCCCTCCCACTGGTCATTTCAGTCTAGTCAATACTAACGGCTAATTTACCCTTCTGCTTGCTACTACGTTAATTCAATATTACTTCAAGTctaactgatctccctgcctCTATTCTACCCTCCACCCTCTCTCATTCCGGCCCTAGTGGAACCTCTACTTTGTGCCTGAGTGAATATTCTAAAGCACAAAGATGCTCAATTCGTTTCCTCGTTTGAAACCCTTCAAATGTCCCTACTGTCTAAGGAATAAAGTTCTGGCTGCTTAAACTGGCTTATAAGGCCCTTTATGATCTCCCACTCATCTATCTCAGCTCTCCCAAACAGGTTCCAATCATACCAAACTCCTTACAGTTACCTAAattctttttgttaattttttaaaattgtggtaagaaACGCATAATACAAAACCTactttcttaaccatttttaagtgtacagttaggTAGTATTAACTATATTCATGTTGTTGTACAGATCTGTAGaaattttttcatcttgtaaaactgcaactctagggcttccctggtggcgcagtggttgagaatccacctgccaatgcaggagacatgggttcgagccctggtctggtaagatcccacatgccgcagagcaactaagcctgtgcaccacaactactgagtctgcgctctagagcctgcgagacacaactactgaagcccacacgcctagagtccatgctccgcaacaagagaaaccaccacaatgagaagcctgcgcactgcaacaaagagtaggacccgctagagaaagcctgcgtgtagcaacgaagacctaacacagccaaaaaataaacaaataaataaaaaatttaaaaaaaaacaacctggggcttccctggtggcgcagtggttgagaatccgcctgctgatgcaggggacacgggttcgtgccctggtccgggaagatcccacatgccgcggagccgctgggcccgtgagccatggccgctgagcctgagcgtccggagcctgtgctccacaacgggagaggccacaacagtgaggcccgcataccacaaaaaaaaaaaaaaaaaaaaaaaaaaaaaactgaaactctatactcactgaacaacaactccccatttctccctccccagcccctaacATCACCACTGTTTCTGTTTCCATGATTTTGAATACTCTAGATGACTTGTtacctaaattcttttttttagtttcatgtgtacaacacagtgattcaatatttttatacattataaaataatcactaccctaaatttttttaatgaaaaaacttTATACTCCAtctgagccagcaattccactttaaAGAATCTATCcctagggcttccgtggtggcgcagtgtttgagagtccgcctgccgatgcaggggacacgggttcgtgccccggtccgggaggatcccacatgccgcggagcggctgggcccgtgagccatggccgctgggcctgcgcgtccggagcctgtgctccgcaacgggagaggccacggcagtgagaggccagcgtatcacaaaaaaaaaaaaaaaatctatccctACAGAAGGGGTGCCAAAAATTTATGTACaatgat
Protein-coding sequences here:
- the CNTROB gene encoding centrobin isoform X4; the protein is MATSATSPSSPLRTKDLLSDSSEAPGLNQASSEVTSQLYTSLHVSRQAESTARAQLFLPTTFPPPHEVLDGLAQELSHSLSVGLENNLKKKVREDGSKHIFEMESVRGQLQSMLQTSRDTAYRDPATPGAGSERREEDSFDSDSTATLLNSAQALEELFPRYTSLQSGAPLNPPDFQGLRDALDSEHTRRKHCERHIQSLQTRVLELQQQLAVAVTADRKKDIMIEQLDKTLARVVKGWNQHEAERTEVLRGLQEERQAAELTRSKQQEVCNLGHGALELTRLEQSLSEAMEALNREQEGARLQQRERETLEEERQALTLSLELEQQRCRALQEERDEARAGQLSERQQLETLQVALEEERQTWARQERHLKERYQALQEESEAQLEREKREAQAAREAQQQLALVQSEVRRLQGELDTARRERDALQLEMSLAQARCETQRIQMESELAMQLEQRVTERLAQAQESSLRQAASLREHHRKQLQELSGQHQQELSSQLAQFKVEMAEREERQQQVAQDYELRLAREQARARELQSGRQRLQEQQAELLERLQAMLQAHWEEASRLLSTAAPPPASPVPPASPSSPGPQEPEKEGRRIWAVPPVAVALKPALQQSRQAQEELPGVLPPVLCSPSPDLSLLLGPTFQSQHSFQPLEPKPDLTSSSAEAFSAAGTFHPDHRAEQPFPEEDPGSDGDGFLKQGLPPPSQLQGLKQFLHQLLETAPQSNENPSNDLLPPKSGPLTAPSWEEAPQAPRLPPPVHKTKVPLAVASSLFRVHELPSAHSQSGGPSGGSPERGGDGLASSRQLMEVSQLLRLYQARGWGALPAEDLLLYLKRLEHRGTDSRGDNAPRRNTDSRLGDMPRKEIPSQALPRRLATAPKTERPPARKKSGHLAAGGPGLIPGQGTRPHMPQVRVRKPQLKIPRAATKTQHRQVNK
- the CNTROB gene encoding centrobin isoform X3, with protein sequence MATSATSPSSPLRTKDLLSDSSEAPGLNQASSEVTSQLYTSLHVSRQAESTARAQLFLPTTFPPPHEVLDGLAQELSHSLSVGLENNLKKKVREDGSKHIFEMESVRGQLQSMLQTSRDTAYRDPATPGAGSERREEDSFDSDSTATLLNTRPLHDLTPSSSAQALEELFPRYTSLQSGAPLNPPDFQGLRDALDSEHTRRKHCERHIQSLQTRVLELQQQLAVAVTADRKKDIMIEQLDKTLARVVKGWNQHEAERTEVLRGLQEERQAAELTRSKQQETVTRLEQSLSEAMEALNREQEGARLQQRERETLEEERQALTLSLELEQQRCRALQEERDEARAGQLSERQQLETLQVALEEERQTWARQERHLKERYQALQEESEAQLEREKREAQAAREAQQQLALVQSEVRRLQGELDTARRERDALQLEMSLAQARCETQRIQMESELAMQLEQRVTERLAQAQESSLRQAASLREHHRKQLQELSGQHQQELSSQLAQFKVEMAEREERQQQVAQDYELRLAREQARARELQSGRQRLQEQQAELLERLQAMLQAHWEEASRLLSTAAPPPASPVPPASPSSPGPQEPEKEGRRIWAVPPVAVALKPALQQSRQAQEELPGVLPPVLCSPSPDLSLLLGPTFQSQHSFQPLEPKPDLTSSSAEAFSAAGTFHPDHRAEQPFPEEDPGSDGDGFLKQGLPPPSQLQGLKQFLHQLLETAPQSNENPSNDLLPPKSGPLTAPSWEEAPQAPRLPPPVHKTKVPLAVASSLFRVHELPSAHSQSGGPSGGSPERGGDGLASSRQLMEVSQLLRLYQARGWGALPAEDLLLYLKRLEHRGTDSRGDNAPRRNTDSRLGDMPRKEIPSQALPRRLATAPKTERPPARKKSGHLAAGGPGLIPGQGTRPHMPQVRVRKPQLKIPRAATKTQHRQVNK